TCGCGAGTCTCGTTGTCCCATCGACTTATCTTGTCCCGGTTGTGTTGGTCTCTGCGGATCCCGAGAAAAGAAAACGTTTTATCCAAGAAAAGTTTCTCTGGCGAGCTCCTGTCGGACCGAGCTCAGCTTCCCGAGTGCGCGGCTGTGTCGCAGTTGCGCAGCTCCACAGTTGTCCGGCGGAGTTTGGATGGGCGCGCACGGAGAGGCTGCGCGGCGCATCTGCTCTCGGTTATAGGCGCAATGTGATTGGCGCATGGGAAGGCTGGAGTGGTCCACAGGGGGGATGATGTCGACTGTTTTCCTGTGGGAGAACAGCTGGGCTGCTGCAGACAAGTTGACGGACACCACAAGGTGTGGAGGCTCTAATCAGGCCTGTGGGTTCCATTAAAAAGTAAATTAGCCCACATGCTTAAGAGGGATACAGGCACATCACACTCAAAactgttttcattgtttattgTGTCTTAATGGTTTTAAAGACTTCAAACCAAATTTCCCATAAAGGAGCACTAATGGCTTTGACCTTGAAACTGAACTTCTCATGGTGTGTTTTGTGAGCTGCTTTCAGGGGAAGTGTTTTAATTCACTGAGGAAaaatgtctcctctctcctctcggaCCATATGCTGGACCAGGGTTTTAGTTGTAATTTTTACTTCCACGCTTGGTGAGGTGAGCTTATGTTGAATTAAATGTGTCCCCTGTACCCTGTCCGCCATGAGACCAGTTTGCAGCCCCACCGCCCTTTTTTCACTCCTATCAGCTTACAGCAGGACTGGGAGTGTGAAATCTTGACTTGTTCCACTGGAACCTCTCACGCAGCTGGCCTGTGGGGTTACCATGGGTCCAGAGGGGTGACATGGAGTGAAAAGCACTCAAGTATATCCCACTCACCTGCAACATAGAGGTGTATGGTTTCCATTTGCTCACATAAAAAGAGACAGTTTCATTGCAGATGgccatcatatcatatcatataagCACGAAAAGCCTTAATATTGGCATACATGGTTACATCACAGCATTTCTGGGAAAAGCTTTCTCCCACATGTTGTTTGCATCGTCTGGAGGACACAAGGAGTCATAAAGCTTCCATGTAGGTTTTGATTTGTATACAGATCAATCAACAGATTGAATGGGTTTGTGATTGAATGGGGATCCCAAGCCCATTTCTGCCAGCGAAAGAAAAAAGGATGAATGCTAAATCATAATCATGAGtttcaaaagtcaaaatttgAGACAGTTATTCATAATGATGAGATTGTGAGTTATAATGATGAGGTATAAAGTCAATCAAATATTACTTGTATAgcccattttcacaaatcacagtctGTCTCATAGGGCTCTAACAcgatgtgacatcctctgtccttatccctcgacaagagtaaggaaaaactacaaaaaacatCCTTTTAACAGGATAATAAGAACatggaaacctcagagagagccacgtCTGAGGGATcgctctcccaggacggacagaagtgcaatagatgccaatTGTAAtcgagaacatcagaaagataagggtatttaCAGCATTggttagaataaacactttgcaGCATAATGGAAGGTAAATGACTCGATGGATTATCGTCAGTAATGGTAGGGTATCTGagtagacatattgtatatcaagcagtcttgttgtaatcatagtacatggtcagcagccaccataatcaggatccaccatcagcagACCCCTCGTCCGTGGTCCACCATCAATGTCAGATGTCAACACGATGCATGCTCCGCAATTATCGAAAAGTAAATCGaaattatgacattttaaattGCAAGATTGTAAAATAGTGAGTGAAAGAAACAAAGTCATTATATTTGAGACACTAAGTGGTTATTTTGAGAAGCCAAGTCATTATATCAAGAATCGGAGTCGCCATTTTTAGATACCAAGTTGTTATTGTTACCGAGTAAgtcattattttgaaaaagtttCTCATTAAAATGACTTCCAGGTTCAGATCTACATTTGAAACACAATCTTTcccattttttcccccttgttgcatgtgtttgtttgaacccATGGTGTGGGGTCTATGAAATCATCCAATTTACAGTTCAAATGCTACACTATAGAACTGCACTGTACAAATAAACCCAGCGCTCCCTACGAGAACAGAAGCAATTTAAAATTGCAAAGTGCATTACAATGACCTGTTGTCCCCACTGTAATTAAAAGACAGCAGAGGGATTAGTGGATTAATTTACACACCCTGTTCAACTGGATGCTGAAGTGGCAGTAAGATACAAGTAGCTAGTGACTGTCATTCAAATGCACCCACAACACAGCGAGGCCTATAATAAGACCCTCTCATCCGCAGCGAGCACGGCAGCGCCAGGCGACCTCACGCTCCACTCAAACTAAACCATCTGTTCAAATCCAAGCTGTTTACCGTGACGTCTAacacatgtgtgtgggtgtgtgggtgaacACTCTTGTAAACAACTTGTTTCAGGTTTAATTTGCCtttatctcactgtctcctcctgGTAACATCTACTCCTGCTGCACAAGTTTGCAAGTGCATTACCCTCCGAGGAGCTTTGACACTGTGGTCACTCTGCACCGCGTAACAGCAGCTCCCCCCTGTGGTCGACCCAGTGCACGAGATAAGACACCGAGCTCGATCCAGATTCTCCTACAGAGTGAGCACTGGCTCCTGGGAGATAACGGTGTTTTTAATTAGAACGCTCTTATCGGGGGTTCTGTGTGGCCACACCGCACGTGGTTTGGTATAATAAGCCATCAACAAGGCCCCCGGAGACAACTACGTTCAACAGCTGGCCTCATCACAACGAGAGCCACGCGTCACTTCCAGTTCTGTTGCTTGATGAGgcttgaaataaaacatattcattAACTGTGACGGAGACATATGAGGAGTTATTATTGTTTTGACATTGAGACCTGAGGTGCAACCGGAAGCCAGTGATATGTCCGtccctatatacagtctatggtcaggCCTCCCTCAGCCGGCTTCTAGGTCATAGGAACTTTAGAATGAATGGGACTTACTCACTTCCGGTTTTTATGAGAGCTAAATAAAGAACTTCAGTCTCATGTCGCCCTCTAGTGGGCAAAATGAATGCAGCACTGCTTCTAAATACCATTCCAGCTACACAGTGCCACAAATTCCACACAGAGCATTTCAACAGGTGCCAACCATCAGTGTCGTAAAACTAGGTACATTATGTACTGTACTTAAGTGAAAAGTTAGGGGGGGCTTGCATGTCCTTGGGAATTTTAATTGTCTGCCACTTGATACTTATCTATTTTTCAGGAGGAATTGTTGTAAATTTTACTTAGCTACATTTAAAAGACTGATTAAGATTTCACATGGAAAACAGGGTGTACATATCACAGGTGATACCTCAATTGGCCATTAAACAAGCCAGCAGGGTATTAAGTATGTAcagtttccacacacacacaaagaacttAACATAGCATAGGTAGaactaaaatgtattattaataatataacatTCAGTGTTTCTGAAATACCTTTACTTATCAAACAAACCAATAGTGCAAAAGTACCTAaaattgtcacacacacattttgtaatattagtaacatacaaataataataatgaatactGTTACTTTGCGGTAGGTCTGCTTAAACACACTGTGCTAAAAAAAATTGTGGTCTTCTACTTTTTACTTATTGCAATAATAATACCTTTATTTCAATAGGACGTATCTGAACAAGGGTATAACAcacttaaataaatataaactaaatACACTAAATACAtgggaataaaacaacacagagcaaaacaagactaaactaaattaaaaagaGACGCTAAAAGAGAATGTGACAAATAAATACCCATTAAGATCTGTCTAAATGTGGCCTTTAAAAGCCTTTCCTataaagagaaatgttttaaacaatgatttaaaacaggcTAAGTCCTTGAAAGTTTTATATAACCTGGTAAGGAATCCCAGAGCCTCAGAGAGCCTGGTGCCCTTTACATGACTTCACTCAACTACAACTAGTAAGTGTTGGTTGGAAGTTCTGAAGGTTACAGCTTGGAGTTAGCAACTCTGTAATATAGCAGGGGCTGGACTGTGCTTAGCTGTAAAAAGTGAGACAAGAATCTTAAATTCAATCCTAAAGTTAACTGGGTGCCAGTGAAGAGATTCAAGaataggagagaaaaaaaagccccATTTGCTTGTAATGGTTAGAATGTGACCAGTAGTGTTTTGACACTGAGGATTGACTGGTACATGTTAATGCATTGCTTGGCCAGGCGTGAGGAGACATAAGCTTTTGTTGGTCAGGGAAAGACGCATCTGATTTGATCACAGGCTTCAGAATTTAGTTGTGAATCAAATGTGATACTGAGGTTTCTTAATGCTGAATTTCAATTTCCTGCCAGTGAACCAATAAGCCGCTGTACTCGGCATGCAAGGTCATTCATTAGAAAGATCACTTCAGCCTTTTCTGAATTGAGCTGCATAAAGTTGTATATTGCTACAATAGTACTCTATACTTTTACCTTATGTAAAGGATCTGATTACTTGTACTCACTGCCAGCAGAGCCAGTAGAATCCTATGTTTCTCAAGAACATTTGGAGGATGAGGTCAAACATGGCCTCTAATGACAGGCAGGGTTTACAAATAGCTCATGTGTGAACAGACGAGAACCCCCCACAGGCTGAATCAGTTCACctgttaatgtatatatatatacatataacagGTTGGGTTATATAAAACATCTCATTGGAAGGTAACACAGTATTATTACTTACAGGCCCAGTGGCTGAGATTTTAAATGGGAGCTCATTGGGATTCACTGTGGTGATTAGTCCTTGACACTGCAGCTCAGTGTCCCTGAGACTCAGATCAGTGGGATTCAGACACAAGCAGCTGCTGTCTCCTCTGATCTGGGACATACAGCTGGAGAATAAACCACAACGAGTTCCCGTTAAGGCCCGTTTATCTTTTCTGTCTCAATTAATTCAACTTTTCTAATATCAAGATTTCCTCGCGCAGGAGAAGGTTTACGTAACAGGCCCACATCGCGTTGTAATTGGTCGACGGAAGCGTGACGCTGGGGGATTGGCCAATGGGCTCGGCTCCCGGCTCCCGGCTCTCGCGGTGTCTCGCGGTGTCTCGCGATACGCGACACCGGATAAATCCGCAACGCAGCAGCACAATCGGCCATTTCGTCGGTGCAAGCAATCATCTGTAGAGGGCAGTGGGGATACGTTGAGTTTACTGGTTCCTTGAGCAGCACATCGACAAAATCGCAACATGAATGAGACAGCAGTTTCCTTCGCCAAGGACTTCTTGGCCGGTGGCATCTCCGCCGCCATCTCCAAGACAGCGGTCGCCCCCATCGAGAGAGTGAAGCTGCTCCTTCAGGTAACAGATCCTCCGTCTTCCGGTAGATTGGCGGCGTTAGCCGGCTAGCTGCTGGGCTCCTGCTAACTTCCATTGAAACCCAGTAAAGAGCTCGTCTGCTTCGGTGCCGCTCACATGGCACCGTGAGTAAACTCAGCCTTGTGTGTCGTATGTGTGGAAACGATGAAAGAGTGATGAGAGACCGGTTCAAGGATCTGAGGTCATCATGTGAGGGGAAATGACCTACACGAGACCGGCTGCTAGCGCTAGCTTCACACGTTAACCTTAGCCTGCGCAGCTAACAAAGGACAAACGCTTGTAGGGACACTGGGACACTGTGTCCAAACACAGGGCAACTCCTTCTGTTAACCAGCAACAAACAATATTGTATAGTTGTTGGATGCTGGATCTAATGTATTTTTTCACGCTATTAATGTTTGATATCGACGCAGCGGCTAAGGCTCATCCTTAACGCTAGCTAAGCTAGGTGGGAGGAGGCCCGGCCTCAGTCACTCAGCCGGGTCAACGACTTTAACCAATTTTTCTGttaaacctgctcagtgacatCGTTCGCATTCCCCTCAGTATTGACCCCTGATCGCGTCACAGTACGATTTCTTTCTCAATCAATTGACCCTAACCCATATTCTAGCAATTGTGATTCAAATGAATCACAGATATTGTTAATTGACTGCCAATGCTCTCTTAGTATGAGCTGTCGAATTGTTCTCTCGGAGACTGGGATGCACATTTTTACAACTTCATCGTCTTCCAAGGTCACAACAAGGGGACCTTGTGATTGTGAAGTGGTCACAAGTCAATTGACTTCTccattttaaacaaactttctCTGATTCTGTTTCCCTCTTTTAGGTCCAACATGCCAGTAAGCAGATCACCGCAGATATGCAGTACAAGGGCATTATCGACTGCGTGGTCCGTATCCCCAAGGAGCAGGGATTCCTTTCTTTCTGGAGAGGTAACCTTGCCAATGTCATCAGGTACTTCCCCACCCAGGCCCTGAACTTCGCCTTCAAGGACAAGTACAAGAAGATCTTCCTTGATGGTGTCGACAAGCGCGCCCAGTTCTGGAGGTACTTCGCCGGTAACCTGGCCTCCGGCGGTGCTGCTGGAGCAACCTCCCTGTGCTTCGTGTACCCCCTTGACTTCGCCCGTACCCGTCTCGCCGCCGATGTTGGAAAGCCCGGAGCAGGGAGAGAGTTCAACGGTCTGGGTGACTGCCTGACGAAGATCTTCAAGTCTGATGGTCTCAGGGGCCTGTACCAGGGCTTCAATGTGTCTGTGCAGGGAATCATCATCTACAGAGCTGCATACTTCGGAATCTACGACACCGCTAAGGGTATGTTGACAGTAAACTGACCCCAGCAGATCACCTGAAGAGTTGAATCTGCTTCTACTAGATCTAATTTTTCcttctgtgttttcaggcaTGCTCCCAGATTCCCAGAAGCAGAGCATTTTGGTGAGCTGGATGATTGCTCAGTCCGTGACAGCCGTCGCTGGTCTGACTTCATACCCCTTCGACACAGTCCGTAGACGTATGATGATGCAGTCTGGACGCAAAGGAGGTGAGCTTGTTGGTCTTAATGGAGTCACATGACTACCTGACACATGAACATTGGAAAGGGAGTACTGagcaataaatacaaatccacatTACGCAATGGGTGAAAAATATTCCTGCATTCgtctaatttgtgttttttctctccttcctcagcCGACATCATGTACAGCGGAACAATTGACTGCTGGCGCAAGATCGCACGCGACGAGGGTGGCAAGGCTTTCTTCAAGGGAGCCCTGTCCAACGTGCTCAGAGGCATGGGCGGCGCCTTTGTGCTGGTTCTGTACGACGAGCTGAAGAAAGTCATGTAAATTCATCATGTTGTCACATCCACTGTTCAATTCGGCTAAATGTAATAACTTACCATTTCTATGGACTCAGCGTTCTGCCTTATTTATGGGAACAAACTATAGTGTCTCACCACTAGCTGTGGGCGATGGCTGTATGTTGTGCATCTTTTATGATTTTAAACGTTCCGCATCCTCTTTACCAATGTCATTCCTGTAAGAACAGATACCTCCTCCTGTCATTCACTAGGTTTGTATGGTCCCAAACCGAATAAATTTATTCTGGGAACAAACTTAACCATTGATGTCGACTTGTCTCCTCCACTGTAACCATGAGATGGGCACTTGCTGGATAATGCAATGCACGAAGTGGATTACACCCAACTGCTATATTTACTCGTGCTTATCTCCTCCTGAGCCTTCCTGGTTTGACCGCGGTCACTACGAGGATTGTAGTGTATAACACCCGGGTGTTGGCTGCTTGTGAAAAAGACTTGACCGGTCAATGGCGAACTAGTTTTACACTTAAGTTATTTTGTAGGGTAACTTAACTTCACAGCTGATCTGAATTGCTCTCTGAGCCCAGTTTGATTTACTACACCACAACCAGCATGGGGGTGAAAACCAGTACCTACCAGTGGGTTGGCATGAACAGAGATGTCAAGAAGGTCATGCATCGTGTTCACATTAGAATAAATGCATGGTGTAACATTAAGGTCCAAATCACTACCCGTAAAACTTTGGAAAAGACTGACATGTACCAGACTGCAATGTTGAGTAACCACAATAAATCTAGATGAACTAAGCTTATTTGTACAACGTGTATTTCTCTAATATGGAAGAATAACAACCATTTTCACCAGGGCTCTacttatacttttttttttcaaattacttCAGTTAATCAAAATAAGcccaaattaatgaaaaatactAATCATGGTATGACAGAGCCTAaggtgattttaatttttttctactATCTTTTGGTTCAGTTGTGACTTTATATATACTTCAATCCGACCCTACTTATCAAAATACATCTTTCCCATGAACTGCTCCTAATACACAGCTCGACCTTTGAAACCAGTCCACCACTAAATATAAACTAATGAAAGGTCTAAAGTCCAGCAATGAACTTGTCTGTGTCCTCAGTTGCGCTCAAACATGAACATGTGTGACTGGGTAAATAGTTTTGGGCACATCCACAGCCAATCATAACGGAGCAGACAAACTTTGACAGGAAAGACATCTGATACACTTGTACTAAACTGATTGGATGACTTTCACAACTGAATGTGATTTGATGAACGAGATATTTAGCCCACAAGAAGAAAGGTATTTCTCTAGACGTCACAGCACTGACTCATTGATAGTTTTTATTGTAGCGGTGACGCTGCACAGACGTGCTCTCAAGGTCCACACCCCCTCACCATAATCCTCGGCCTGATATGCTGCTGACTAACAGCAGAGGGCGACAAATGCAAACGAGTGTGAAAAGAAGCGCGCTCACGTACCCTCTGCGCGTGCTTGTGTTTCTCAGTGATTTTTTTATGGTGAAAAAGCAACTACATCATTTTTCTATCATAGAACTTGGGAGAAGTATCTGACTCATACATGTAAAGTACATGTAGTGGACACTGAACCatcatattaaatataatacatatacaACACAATACGCTATATATATTTGGAACTGTTACTACTGCTGCTGTTAAAAGAGGTTATTGAAAGCTTAGAGATATTGATACATTATAGGGTGTTAATGCATTGCAATAAATTCTacattatattgtttttctccatCCTCTTTCGCAAAATGGCACAATAACACGTTACatcataataaaatatatatatatatatatatatatatatatatattgctaaATAAAGGATGAGCACGCTGtagaaataaatgaacaaacacaGTCTGGTTACAAAGTGTCCTTAAATtagcatttaaaatgaatggatGCAGAATCACTTGTGTAATTTTCTTGCGTATCTAAAAATGGATCTGCTCGAACCACTGGTGATGTGTGTCACAGTCATTACTCAACGAGCCCACGTTTCCCTGCATTTCACCAATATGTGATCAGGTACCAAGACTGTGATTAACTTTATGTAGaatgaaaaatgtgtatttttttctatttaaataatCACATATCACTTGGGTAATTAGGCTACCActgtattttttcatttgtattgACAGTGTGGTTTTAGTCTGAATACATAAAGTTGAAAGCTCAGAAAAAATGAATGATCAGGAGATATAAAGCCAAGCCAGGGCGGAGTGGCCATTTTCCTCAGACaggcatttaaaaaatacttattATTCAATCCCACTAATAAATCTTCAATGCAGCCTGAATCCCGCATTTAGAGCAGGCAACAATAAAGAGCACATTCTTTATTCTCTAATGTGCTCTGCAGGTTACCACCTAAATAAGGAGCCATATATCATAAACCATAACAAT
This genomic window from Pleuronectes platessa chromosome 15, fPlePla1.1, whole genome shotgun sequence contains:
- the si:dkey-251i10.1 gene encoding ADP/ATP translocase 2 → MNETAVSFAKDFLAGGISAAISKTAVAPIERVKLLLQVQHASKQITADMQYKGIIDCVVRIPKEQGFLSFWRGNLANVIRYFPTQALNFAFKDKYKKIFLDGVDKRAQFWRYFAGNLASGGAAGATSLCFVYPLDFARTRLAADVGKPGAGREFNGLGDCLTKIFKSDGLRGLYQGFNVSVQGIIIYRAAYFGIYDTAKGMLPDSQKQSILVSWMIAQSVTAVAGLTSYPFDTVRRRMMMQSGRKGADIMYSGTIDCWRKIARDEGGKAFFKGALSNVLRGMGGAFVLVLYDELKKVM